A region of Cellulophaga sp. RHA19 DNA encodes the following proteins:
- a CDS encoding glycosyltransferase family 4 protein, with protein sequence MIVGFDAKRIFHNNTGLGNYGRDLVRIICQHTNINKLILYNTKPSNKDRVFKSPIISVVYPNSWLWKKFSSIWRVFALKNSIINDNPNIYHGITGEIPLGLNKTGVKSIVTIHDLIFITHPQYYSTINKFIYTLKFKYAVKNSTKIVAISEQTKKDIIKYSNVSSDKITVVYQGCNSVFKKEYSTSEKEKVKVKYNLPNQFILNVGTIQERKNALLIVKAINGTKNKLVLIGNEEAHAKKIREFITEHNLEDQVYFLKNVELKELAIIYQLATVFCYPSLCEGFGIPIIEALYSKTPVITTMGNCFPEAGGPNSFYIKPNDDKDLKLKINTLFSNPEIRQNIAKKGLDYAQNFNDDVTASNMYSVYKSIL encoded by the coding sequence ATGATTGTAGGTTTTGACGCAAAAAGAATTTTTCACAACAATACTGGTTTAGGGAATTATGGAAGGGATTTAGTAAGAATTATTTGTCAACACACTAATATTAATAAATTAATATTATACAATACTAAACCCTCTAATAAAGATAGAGTTTTTAAATCTCCTATCATATCTGTTGTTTATCCTAATTCTTGGCTTTGGAAAAAATTTTCATCAATATGGAGGGTTTTTGCTCTTAAAAATAGTATTATTAATGATAACCCAAATATTTACCACGGAATAACAGGAGAAATTCCTTTAGGATTAAATAAAACAGGTGTTAAAAGTATTGTAACCATTCATGATTTAATTTTTATCACACATCCGCAATACTACTCTACCATAAATAAATTTATTTATACACTTAAATTTAAATATGCTGTAAAAAATTCTACTAAGATTGTTGCAATAAGTGAACAAACTAAAAAAGATATTATAAAGTACTCAAATGTAAGTTCTGACAAAATAACTGTTGTTTATCAAGGTTGTAATTCTGTTTTTAAAAAAGAATATAGCACTAGTGAAAAAGAAAAGGTTAAAGTAAAATATAATTTACCTAACCAGTTTATATTAAACGTAGGTACTATACAAGAAAGAAAAAATGCGTTATTAATAGTTAAAGCTATAAATGGTACTAAAAACAAATTAGTATTAATAGGAAACGAAGAAGCACACGCAAAAAAAATAAGAGAGTTTATCACAGAACATAATCTTGAAGATCAAGTTTATTTTTTAAAAAATGTAGAGTTAAAAGAATTAGCTATTATATACCAATTGGCAACAGTATTTTGCTACCCATCATTATGTGAAGGTTTTGGAATACCTATTATTGAAGCTTTATATAGCAAAACACCTGTTATAACTACAATGGGCAACTGCTTTCCTGAAGCTGGCGGACCTAATTCTTTTTATATTAAGCCTAATGATGATAAAGATTTGAAATTAAAAATAAATACCCTATTCTCTAATCCAGAAATAAGACAAAATATAGCTAAAAAAGGGTTAGACTATGCCCAAAATTTTAATGATGATGTCACGGCTAGCAATATGTATAGTGTTTATAAATCTATATTATAA